TTCCAAATGGCGTATGGGAAATCCTACAAAGTGGAACAGACCAGGCCATCTCCATTGAAAAAACTGGAACTGCTGTTGCCTTGTACATAGCCTCTTCTATTCCGAATTCCGGAGCAGTTGTCGCTAAAATGAGGACCAGCGCCATGTTCAAAGATCTTGATAGTGATGCTGAAGCTTTGGCTTTTTACCTGATTGATCAAAAAGGTCTTATTCTATATACCAACGATGGCCCGGAGCGGGCATTGAATGAAAGCTTTGATAATTATAGCCAGATCAAAGATCGTGGCACCAGCGCAATCGAAATGATTGAAACCAATGATCAGTATTTAATGGTCAAAAAACTCAATGTAGCGAACACATCCAATTGGTCGCTCGTATTTGAGGTAGATAAATCTGTGGTACTCTCTCCTATTGGTAATATTCAATCTTCGTTGATCATTGCCGTGGTGATCATTCTTGTCATTGTTGCCCTGCTGGCTCTGGTTGCGGCCAATATTTTTGTGAAACCGATTATTCAGCTCAGTAAGGTCGCCGAGGAGATCGGAAATGGCAATTTGAAGGCGAAGGTTGATATTCAGTCAAAAGATGAGTTAGGCAAACTGGGAGAGCAGCTCAACAGCATGTCTGAACGACTTGATAAAATATTGAACGAGGAAAAAGAACTCAGCAATCAGCTAGGCTCTCAGGCTTCAGAGCTGGAAGATCAAAAGAACCAACTCGAAATTGCTCATGCCCAAATCACTTCGAGCCTAGATTACGCCCAGAGGATCCAATCTTCGATGTTACCTACCAACTCGGAATTGCGAAGGAATGTCATGGATTCTTTTATCTTCTTCCGTCCTAAGGATGTGGTAAGTGGTGACTTCTTCTGGTTTGAGAAAGTACGTAGAGGCCGTAGTGAATTCCTGATCCTTGCAGCGGCAGATTGTACCGGACATGGTGTCCCTGGAGCAATTATGTCCATGATGGGTGGAAACCAGCTAACGAACATCATCTACTATCAGAACTACATAGAGCCAGAAAAGATCCTTGCCCGACTCGACAAGGCCATCAAATTTGAGCTTTATCGTGATGAACAAGTGACTCAACGTCGTGATGGAATGGAAATCATGGTATGCGTCATTGACCTGGATTCTCTGGAAATGAAATTTGCAGGAGCGGGCATGCCATTACTCCGACTGCCAAAAGAAGGAGAAATGGAAGTACATAAGAGCCCAAGACTCATGATTGGCGGTGTAGAAGGAGATGACGAGAAAGAGGTTGAAGAACAGTTTAAACTGGAGACCATGCAGCTGGATGAAGGAGATAAGATCTTCTTAGCCTCTGACGGATTCCAGGATCAGTTTGGCGGACCGGATGACAAAAGATACATGGCTAGAAACATGAGAAGGTTCCTGGAGAAAAATCGGGACTTGAAAATGAAAGAAGTAGGCGGTAAGGTTGAGCAGGAATTTGATCGCTGGAAGGGAGAGCAAGATCAGACAGATGATGTGCTACTTATCGGTGTAGAGTTGTAAAACAAAAAAAAGCCTGATCTCAAAGAGATCAGGCAATCATATCTTCTTTTACTTGTAATTCGTATAATTCATCCATCCATTTATTTAGGATGGAAAGCGCCTCATCTGAAAGCTCAAGATCATCCGAGGGTTCTTGTAATCCAGAAACATCTACACCGATATCACGAAGCTCAGGAATTGATTTTAGCACAATTCTTGGCCATGATTGCGGGGTGATGTTTTCCATACACCAATTTTTATAATTGATTGCCTTCATACTAAAATCTATATCTCATTGATTTTGAAACCGATGACCGTGATGTCATCATTCAAACCGGAATTACCGATCCAGTCCGAAATGGTTTCATCCATAAACTTACCCTGCTCATCCATCGGCATATTACGCACACTTTTTAGCAACTCCTCAAACTTTTCGTAAGAGAACGTAATATCGTCTGAATTGCGTTGATTGAAATAACCGTTTGTGTACATGTAAAATGTACTATCAGGCTTCAATTCAATCTTATCATCGGTCAGTGACCCTACCTTGTCCACATCCTCTCCCTCAAGAATAATCATTTCATTACCTCCGTTGAAGAGGATCATGTCCTGATTCAAGCCACTGAATTGTAGGGTTTGCTTGTAATTATCAATCACTAGAATAGAAGCTTTCATCTCGCACAGCAACTCATTCGAGCCTGCTGCATCTACTTCTTCCTTCAGGTACCTGATAATATCTCCCGAATGGAAGATCTTACGGTCATGCACGAGTTCATTCAAAATAGAATCAGCAATCAAGGTCTTTAGCGAACCTATGATCCCCTTTCCATCGAACTCGATGATGCCTACAATGGTATAGTCTTCCTTTCTGAAGTTGAAACTTGTAGCCCACAAAAACTCTTCACTAAACAAGTATTTCGTTTTGTAGATCACAAAATGATCTTCAAATAATCGTTTCAGACTTCTGCCAGTAGGCAACATGGATTTTTGCAACTCACCCGCATATCGAATACTACTGATCAATCGTTCGTTGATCTTATTCAATTCGCTGGTACGCTCTGCAACCTTCCGTTCTAATTCGTCATTGGAAACCTCGAGCGCTTTGATGTGCTCCTCGGTTTGCATCACCTCGTTATAGGACTCTATTGCCCGATCAAGGACGGCCTTCATTTCCTCGAAGTTCCAGGGCTTGGTGATGTATTTATAGATACCACAACGGTTAATCCCGTCTTTGATGGCCTCTATATCTGTAAATCCTGTGAGAATGATCTTGATGACGTCCGGGTAATCTGGAAGAATCTTTTCCAAAAACTCCGTTCCCGTCATTTCAGGCATTCGCTGATCAGTGATGATGATCCTGATGTCATTTTCCTTTAGGACATCAATCGCGTCGATAGGATTAACTGATGTATGGACTTTGAAGAACCTACGGAAATTGGATTTGAATACCCTTAGGTTCGTCTCTTCATCATCCACATACAGGATTTGATGCTTCTCTACTTTTTTCTCTTTTTCAGGTTCAGCTACGCTAACGGCTTCCATTCAGTATCTCTTAATACAGTAACTTCAAAATTACTACAATAACCTTTTAGGACTTTCCAGATGAAGCAACCACTTCGCCGGTGCTTACTGCATCAGCCTGGAATTTCTTGGGTAGATAAATAGCGAACTCAGTTCCTTTACCTTCTTCACTATTCAACTCAATTCTACCTTTGTGCTTCTCAATGATTCCATAGGTAATGGACATTCCAAGTCCTGTCCCTACGCCTACTGCCTTTGTGGTGAAGAATGGCTCCCAGATCCTGTTTTTGATTTTTTCAGGAATACCAACACCATTATCAGTTAGTCTTACAATAATGCTATCTTCAGTCTCTTCGGTGTAAAGCTTGATCTCTCCATCTTTTCGATCTTCAGGTATCGCCTGGATACCATTATTCAGAATGTTCATGAATACCTGGTTCAACTGACCTGGGTAGCAATCGATCTGAGACATATTCTCTTCATAATATTTAGAGACCTTCACACGGTTCTTCGTCTTGTTTCTAAGTAGTACAAGCGTGGCGTCAAGGTTTTCATTGATATTGGCCTTTTTAACCTCCTCTTCATCGAGACGAGAGAATACCCTAAGACCTTTTACAATTTCAATGGTTCTGGTCACACCATAGTTTACGTCCTTCATCAGATCATCCAGCTCCTCCATGAGTTCATCATACTCATGATCTTCCTTCAACTCCTTGATGGATTCCACAACCTCTGAAGGATCGTCACCATCATCCAGCCGGGCATATTCTTCTACAATCTCTTTCAATGCATCAATCGACATCTTCAACGAGCTCATACCACTGGAAATAAAGTTGACCGGGTTGTTGATCTCGTGTGCAATACCGGCAGTCAACTGTCCTAGTGATGCCATTTTTTCGGAGTGTACCAACTGCGACTGGGCACCCTTCAGGTTTTCCAGTGCATTGTTCAGTTCCGTCTTTGCATTTTTCTCCTCTTCCAGCAACTGCTTCATCTTCTTCTCTGCAAGGAAAAGTTTTTCGTTATCCTCCAGCTGCTTATCAGCCAACTCTCTGATTTCTGTCTCAGAATTCTGAAGCTTGGCGTAGGCATTGTTCAATGCTTCCTGTGCCTGGATCAATTGTTCGTTAATGGCAATCTGCTCTTCCGTACTTTTCAGTAGTTTAGACTCAGATTCCTGGAGCTTGGAGTTTTTCGATTCCAATTCCTTTCGCGAAACGATTAACTGTTTGTTAATATGTTTCTGCTTGGCATAAGAAACCCTCAACTTCTTTTCAGATCCTTTCAGCTCGACATAGGCCTTGTTCGCAGAGAGGAAATTTTGACCGGCCAGTTTAACCAGTGGTCGTACAATGAACAGACCTTGCAATAAGATGATACCAAAAAAGCCTACGAGAACGACCTTTTCAATGAGGTCAAAACCAGATTTACGGATCTTGGAATTATCATTCAACCAATCAGTAATGTTCTCAACAGCAATTTGATATTTTCTGCTGGTAACAAGGATGGCCTCAATTGAACTCCTTAAAGAGATATAATTCACATCCCGTTCATTCGTAGAATACTCAATCCCCAGCAAGTTGGTGGCGTTGGTATTCATCTCGTTGTAAAAGAACCTTAGGTTTTCCTGCAACTGTTCGTACTCATCTGTAGTTGAAGGTTTTTCAAGCCCCAACTCCGCATCTCCTTCGGCCAGCGCCTGATGAACCTGCCTCCAATCCGGAACGATCCTTCCCAGTTCTGCTTGAAAAATCTTAAAATTTCGTTCGTTATTTGAATATCCCATACCAACTGCAGCTTTCGCAATGCGTTGACCATGCATCTCTTGTCTTGCCGAATATGTGATATAATCAGAATCGTTATTGAACGTTTTGATCACATCTGCCTGGACAAAGAATATATAATAAGCCACAGCGCCAATTGTCACAGCTGCGGTTATCATGTACAGGATGGCGTATAAATCTTTCTTCATAATCGCTCTTGAGTATTTGGTACTCCTAATTGTAAGGTGCTTTAAAATTATAAAGAATACAACTACCTACTTCTTAATCGCTAGTGAAACCTTCTTTTTAGGAGTTGAACGGGAATTATCCCCCCTTAGCATTATAGGAACAAATTCACGCGTGATTTTCACGATTTTTAGTCAAATTTGCATCAGTGTTTGAGAAAGGAAAGCAGAGAACCGACTAACTGCCTTGTGACCAACAAAATGATAAATTAAAGAGAATCAACTACTTAGGACCTCTTTGAAATAATCACTTTAACTGGAGACGCGCAAGATATTTAGAGATAATAATTTAATCTATTGGATTTGTATCCAAATAGTTTTTACTTTCCGATTCTGAAATACCCTAATTAGGCAAATGGATTATTTAAGGAGTTATAAAAATATCTATGATCAGAACATCATTCTGATGTACAAGGGTGAATTGACTTTCGATCTGGTGACGGCAATGATCGCTACGCTGGAGGAACGACTAGACGAATTGGAAGAGAATCGTAAAGTCAGGAAGAAATTTTACAACGTAGCAACTGAATGTATTCAAAATCTTTATTACCATTTGGATGAGGTTCACGCCGATGAATTCAATGTGAGCACTTATGATTCCAGATCTGCCTTGGTCCTCATTGCTGCAAGGAAAAGATTTTATAGCTTACAGACTGGAAACTACGTCCCTCAGCCTAAAGTAGACGATATTCAGAAACGGCTGGATGATATTAATTCCGTGGCACCAGAAGAATTAAGAGCTTTGTATAAGAAAGTATTGAACGAACAAGAGTTTTCCGATAAAGGTACTGGAGGGCTCGGGTTTATTGATATAGCCAGGAAAACTGGTGGGCAAAAATTAGGTTATAAGTTTCAACCCGTAACTGAGGACATCTCGTATTTTACGTTCCAGGTGAGATTACCTAGGATATTCGAGTAGTTTGTAACATTTTTGGGTAGCAGAATGGATAAAATTTTCATAGAACCAACGAGAGTTACTCCCCTCATTAATTTCGATCCCGATCATGGGCTTCTGGAAATCAAGGGACGTTCGAGTCCGGAGAATTCCGTGCAGTTTTATCAGGGCCTGATCGATGCGTTAGATAATTTCGCGAAGGAAGACGAAATTTCAGGGCTAACTGCGAATATTGCTTTCGAATACTTTAATACCAGTTCTTCGAAATGTCTTTTTGATGTTTTCAAAAAGATGACAAAAATCGAAGATGCTGGCGGCGAACTGACCATCAACTGGTTTTATGAGGAAGATGATGAGGACATGATGGAAGCCGGAGAAGACTATAGTGACCTGTTAGATCTTGAATTTAATTTCCTGGAAATTGAAGATTAAATCAGGCTTTTTAACATCTTAGAAATAGAAGGTTAAATTTGCCGGATGGATAAACCGCGAGAGCTGTATCATGATGAGATAACTCATCTCAAGCAATTTCGCCAGAAAATAGACACCAAAGCTATTTTCAAGGAGGATCTCGACGAGTTTTCTGACCACTACGAAGACCTGATCGCTCAGGCAAAAGTAATCACCCGAGTTAGCGACCGACTGCAAAAGAAGCTGGATAAGGCCAATATCCAGATCCAGGACCAGAATGTCGAAATCAAAGACAAGAACCTTGAACTGAGCAATACCATTGACCAATTGGCACAAGCCAAGGTTGGCAAACGTGCTTCTACGATCATGCTTACTGTGGGTTTGCTATTATTTATTCTGGAACAGATCTTTCTTGAACCCATCATTGAAGCCAATATTCCAGCTAGTTACAGTTTCGTAGGTTATATCATCCTAATCATCCTGTTCTTCATCGTCAAGTATTTTGAGGGTGCATTGGAAGGCTACTTCATGAAGCAGCAGAAGAAAAAAATTATTGAACAAAAAGGAGCTTTAGAAGAAGCAGCAGTGTAAATTCCCGAGTACGTTTTTAAAAGTGCTTATGGATTTTGCTACCATCGACATCATTGTCTTTGTCGGATATTGCCTACTGATCGTAGGAATTGGAATTTATGTTTCGAGGGATAAAAAAGGTCACGAGAAAAGTGCCGAAGACTACTTCCTCGCAGGTAAATCTCTCCCCTGGTGGGCCATTGGAGCTTCCCTGATCGCGGCAAACATTTCAGCTGAACAATTCATCGGCATGTCAGGGTCCGGATTTGCACTTGGACTGGCCATTGCTTCTTACGAATGGATGGCGGCAGTTACTTTGCTGGTTGTAGGAAAATACTTCCTTCCCATTTTTATAGAAAAAGGACTTTACACGATCCCTGAATTTGTAGAAAAACGCTATAGCACCAATCTAAAAACCATATTAGCAGTCTTCTGGATCGCACTCTATGTATTTGTCAACCTGACTTCCGTGATGTATCTGGGTGCCAAGGCCCTGGACACGATCATAGGAACAGGTGATGGCTCTATCATGATGACCAGTGTGATCGGTCTTGCATTATTTGCTGCAGCCTACTCGCTTTGGGGCGGCTTATCTGCTGTGGCATGGACCGATGTGGTACAAGTTGTATTATTGATCATTGGCGGACTGGTGACTACATTTATCGCTTTGGACCATCTTGTGCCTGATGGAAGTGCCTGGGACGGACTCACCTACTTATATAACAAGGTACCCGAGAAATTCTCGATGATCCTTAGTCAGGGAGAGATCATTACTCCAAATGGCAAGGATGCCTGGAACGACCTACCTGGTCTTGCGGTTCTGGTAGGAGGCATGTGGGTTGCCAATGTATATTACTGGGGTTTCAACCAATATATCATCCAACGAACATTGGCCGCCAAAAGTCTGAAAGAGTCTCAAAAAGGAATTGTGTTTGCTGCAGCACTGAAGTTAATCATCCCGTTGATTGTGGTTATTCCGGGAATCATTGCATTTGTCATGAATTCAGATGCCTCAGGCGTGGTAGCATCAGGCGTAGCTGACCCGACCTTCCTCAATCCCGAAGGTGGTATCATCAATGATAATGCAGCTCCGTGGCTGATCAAGTCATTTGTTCCTGTCGGCTTAAAAGGTCTCGTATTGGCGGCTCTAGCAGCGGCGATCGTATCCTCTTTAGCTTCTATGCTCAACTCCACTGCGACCATCTTTACGATGGACATCTATAAACCTTACATCAATCAAAATGCCACCGACAAACAAACGGTGAACGTGGGTAGGCTTACTGCTGCTGTTGCACTGGTATTGGCCGTGTTTATTGCTCCTGCGCTGGGAAATATTGATCAGGCATTCCAATTCATTCAGGAATACACGGGAGTAGTAAGTCCGGGCATACTAGCCGTATTCCTTACAGGACTTTTCTGGAAGAAAGCAACCAATAATGCTGCCATCTGGGGAATCCTTATCTCTATCCCAATTGCTTTGTATTTCAAGGTAGCTCCTAAAGGATGGAGTGATGCAGCCATGTTTATTGATTGGCCGTTCATGCATCAAATGCTGGCTACTTGTTTGATATCCATTGCGATTATATTAGGGATCAGTCACCTTGAAGGAAAAGGAGCAGACGATGCCAAAGGCATTCCTTTGAACAAGGACCTGTTCAAAACGTCTAGCACGTTCAATATCGGTGCTATGATCGTATTGATCATTATCGCTTTTCTGTATGCATTCTTTTGGTAAAAAGTAATAATCACCAAAAGAGTCAGACAGGGATCATAAAAAAAAATTGCCTGATCTATCGTTTTGAAACCGAATGCCCATTGGCTTATTCATCATAAGAGAATTTAATCATCTTATATTAAGGTTAACATTGTATTCCCTCGACATCCAGTGATTAAACTCATCTTGTAACTGTTCAATGGGCATTGCAATAGCTTCTTCTAATACGTTGACAGGATCAAAATCAGGTCCTTCAAAGATTCGAGATGGCCTTTCTTTATAAGCTTGAATCACTGATGGGATCAAATCTCGGCTATCAAAAAACATCATTAAGTGTTTAGCCATTGCATAATTCAATGCAACATCACAAGCATTGACTTCATCTTGATACTCGTCTACTGTTAAGAGTTCATCATTCGAACCATGATACTGAAAATTACTCCAATTACCAGCTATTAAGTGTTTGATGCTAGGCATCCACTCAAATCTTTTGGCGTGCTGCCTAAGTACCGTGGTTCTCCATACCCTTTTATTGTGTCGGAGTGTGTCATTTTTCCAGTGAGATTCTTCATAAAGGCTGGCCAGCCCTTCGTCTAGCCATGCAGGAATATCTCCGATATCGGTTCGAATCATCAAATGAAATAACTCATGCACGATTGTCCCCATACCTTGTTTAGTAGAATTTCCAAGTACACTGAGATCGGATAAGTTGGAATAACCAATATTTTCTTTGGGAATATTGATACCATGTGCGATTTGAGCCGCTTCTGCTAGTCTTTTTTTGTTTCCCATTAGATATACCGCGATTACTTTATTGGACGGTCTTACTCCATAATACTTATAGAAGAAAGTATAAATACGCTCAAGCTCTGCTGCAGGACGCACAAAATGATTTCTCTTGACATCCCGCTTTGACGGAAGAATAAAGACAAACCTACCCTGTCCTACTACGCCAAACTTCTTAGGTAGATAGTCCTTATAATATTTTTCTGCTTCATCAAGTTCTGAAATATCAAATATTCGTTTTGTAAGTTCTTCCTGATCAAAAGTCGGATCAAGTTGGAATTGAGACATTACTTGATCACAGTTGAAGACATAGCCCATTTTGCCCCGAACAGAAGAAGAAACATCCGCCTCTGCAAACGTGGCAGTGATGAACTCCGAGACAAAACTATTGTCAATTCGAATTTCAGCCGGTCGCGAACAGCTATTGCGGCTAGAGGTAATCAGGTTGTAGACATTGGGGTCTTTGCTGTAATCTTCCAGAATAGCATCAAAACAACGACCAGCCCTCTCAACCTCGCCTAGACAACACATCGCTAATGACAAATAATAATCTGTCATCCAGTTTTTACCATATTCCGATTCACGTACCGCGAGTGCTTCTTCAACCAACTCTGCGCATCGTTCTTCCTTTAATAAGCGTTCAAACCTGGCGTGATCATAGTTAATTTGCGCATTAACGATCCAGCTGACAGTCAACGATAGGATTACAAGTAGACTTCTCATGGGTTTTTCTTTGGAGGAAACATTTTATCAAACTTGTCCAAGATGTCCGAATTATCCTCCTGTGGTTTCTTGCCGGTGGCACCTCCTTGAAGTTCCAGCAGATCCAGAGAAATAATATTTTTCGCATTTAAATAGAGAGGGGCATCTTGTACCTCCATGTCATTGTGGGTGATAATTGTGGCGAGCATCAAGATCGTCCCTAGTAGACCGAATATCACTCCGGGAGAGCTGGAAACTACCTTAAATCGGACCATGTCTTTAGCTGAACCTTCCAATTCAGAGGGGTTTTCACTGAGTTTACCGATGATAAATACAGATCCGACAATTGCCAAAATCATCCCTGTAAAGAACCCCAAATATTTCACATAGATACGCGACATTAGTATTTGACCTGCTTGTGAATATCTACGGTAGTAGCTTTCTTGTTCAAGTTTGGTAAGCGTAATCCATTTGAGATACCGCTCTTTGTCTTTGATATCTCTATATGTAATTGTCGCTTCCGGTAAGATTGTGCCAATAAGCGTAGAATCTCTTCTTACTTCCAGCGCTTCATTGAATTTCGTAATCTGATTGGAAGCCATAAATATGAAGCAACCAACCAGTACGGTAGGCATTAGGATCAACCATGGAAGTAATCTCTTTTGCCAATTCCAGGTCTGTAAGTCTCCGGAAGGATCGGCATTCTTACCTTCAGGTTTTTCTTGTCTATGTTGGCTCATTTTAAGTCAGGTATAACTAAAACTAGAAAATCTAAAATGATTATCCTAATCTGACTTTATCAAATAACCTGAGTTATGAATGATTCTCCTATTTATCCTAAGTGTGATATTTCTATTCGCGATATAAGCTCAATCTGAGACTCTTCTCAACATTGATTAATGCGACCTTCATCTGATTTCAGAATCATTTTATGAATGTCCTCTTCTTTTTTGACAGAAACAAAGGAGTCTATCTAATCGGAATTGGCCTAAATCTCACTGACCAATCGATTACAGGTAGCCTTTTTCATGTGGTCATCAAGTTCCTGCATAAGTCCCTGAATCTCCAGAAATGTATCATCTGTATTTTCAGCGTTCTTGAGCTCATTGAAACCAATTTCATTGACCTTCTTCATAACTGTATATAGATCAAGCTTATTGATGTCTTGTGCGGGACTAAAAGCTTCCAAATCATCTTCAGAAGCCACCTGAACCAACACTCCAGCCTCTACTAAGTCAAAACAGACGTCTCGAATGAATCGATAGGGAATCTCTACTAACGCAGAGATTTCACTGAGATTAAGTGGTGGCTTGCCTTCCTTGAAGTTCTGAACGATGTGCTTCAATACCAATAAAGTGATCTGCCATTTGTGGCTATAGCTCGGGATCATTTTTCGGTTATTGTACCGCCAACTATTGGCATTTTGCGTCGCGTAGGCATATTCCGCCCCGAACAGTACAATGGTCCAACTAAGTTGCAACCAGATCAGAAACAGGGGAAGTGCCGCGAAACTACCATAGATCGCGTTGTACTTGGATAGAAATACCTGTCCCTGAATCCAGGCGATCTGTGTCAATTCATAAGCTGTTCCTGCCACGATACCAGCAATTAGTGCCGGCCATATCTTCACTTGTGTATTAGGGAAAATTAGGTAAAGCAGTGTCAATAAAATCCAGATCAACACATACCTTGAAAACTGAATGAGTGGCTTCAAATAGCCCAGGACTTCAATTTCAGCGGCCAGGTGATCTAATTGCGTCACCGCGAAAGCGGTCACACTACCGGAAAGAATGATGAAAATGGGTCCGATAATGATGATCGCCAGGTAATCGGACAATTTACGCTGCCATGTCCTACTTTTTGCCTGCCAAATGTGATTGAAAGATACTTCAATATTATTCAGCAAGCGGACCACTGCATAGATGAGGAAAACGAAACTAATTCCTGTGATCACTCCCCCATTGGCGGTTTCCAACATGCTTTTTGAAAACTCCAGGGCTTTGTCCAGCACTTCACTTTGGCCACTACCAAAAAACCGACTCAATTCCTCCGTTAGGAATTTCTCCAATCCAAAGCCTTGCGCAATACCAAAAGCCATGGCCAATACAGGCACTACCGATAACGCAGAAAAATAAGTCAGTGCTGAGGCAGTTTCAGAAGCACGGTCTTTGCCAAATTCCAGAATGGAAATGATCAGTATCCTTAACTGCTTGTACCAAATAGCTGTCCATTTGGGCAGTGTAGACACTTTGACGTTCCAGATATCAACTTCTAAAAATTGACGGATCGATTTTATTCGGTCGTTCAGTGACATAAGATCAATTTACTAGATCAAATGTAAGACTACTTTATGAAGATGAGGTTTTTCGATGCTTCGGAATTGATTTTTCCCACTTCCTTGTACATTTCTACAGTAGTTTGTGTCTATAAAATATGCGAGAGCAATTAATGAAAGCGTTTGAGAGGATTCAAACGATGGCTAGCATATCCTTCGAATAAAAAAAGGGACGTTGCATCCCTTTTTGTGTAATCACCTGTAAAGACAACCTTTACTTAAATCGATATTAGTATCTAACCACTTCTTAAACAATTGGGAATAGAATTACCCTAACTCATCAACCTATAAGGTCTAATTGAAGCCGTAATTGAAAGACCTTATAATTTTTACCCTCGCTTCAATTCGAGGATTGTAATCTCTGGAAGGATGCCGATTCTACCTGGATAGCCAATGTAACCAAAGCCACGGTTTACATAGAGATATTGCGAACCTTCCTGATACAAGTCCGCCCATTGTTTGTAGATGAACTTGGAAGGACTCCATCGAAAGTCCCCGATCTCAATTCCCAATTGCATGCCATGCGTATGTCCGGCCAGCGTGAGGTCAATATCTCCAAATTCCGGGCGGATTTGTGCATCCCAATGACTGGGGTCGTGGGACATCAATATCTTGAATGGCTGTTCTTCCATACCTTCATAAGTCTTCGCCAGATCACCGTATTTGCTGAAGCGACCGGCACCCCAGTTTTCACAACCCATCAGTCCAATCGATTGACCATCCACGGTAACCAGTTGATTTTCATTCAGCATGATGTTCCAATCCATGAACCGATGCATTTCATGGAGTTGATTCCGATCCTTCTGCTTTTGCTGAGGGGTCATACTGCTGTAATCGGCATAGTCATGATTTCCCATCACCGAATGCACTCCTAATGGCGCATCCAATTTCTTAAAAATATCCAGATAATCTTTTGCTTCCTCACTTTGGTTATTCACAAGGTCACCTGTAAAACAAATGAGATCTGGCTTTTCCGCATTGACCATATCCACGCCACCTGCGACCGCTGTTTTATTGAAAAAACTACCGGTATGAATATCCGACAATTGTGCCAAACGTATGCCATCAAACTCCTTGGGCAGATTTGGAAAAGTCACCGTCCTGCGTCTGACCCGATAATCATGCGCTCCTGAGATG
This DNA window, taken from Cytophagales bacterium, encodes the following:
- a CDS encoding SpoIIE family protein phosphatase, whose amino-acid sequence is MNIYTKLTVLCLFLVITSSVALIFFSNRQFSKQFQEEITSGLQERTTIVAQQVINFLEERASEISFAANQNELNTAKLNQLTELHNGYMAFSQMDINQIKVAESSNGIGDIPNGVWEILQSGTDQAISIEKTGTAVALYIASSIPNSGAVVAKMRTSAMFKDLDSDAEALAFYLIDQKGLILYTNDGPERALNESFDNYSQIKDRGTSAIEMIETNDQYLMVKKLNVANTSNWSLVFEVDKSVVLSPIGNIQSSLIIAVVIILVIVALLALVAANIFVKPIIQLSKVAEEIGNGNLKAKVDIQSKDELGKLGEQLNSMSERLDKILNEEKELSNQLGSQASELEDQKNQLEIAHAQITSSLDYAQRIQSSMLPTNSELRRNVMDSFIFFRPKDVVSGDFFWFEKVRRGRSEFLILAAADCTGHGVPGAIMSMMGGNQLTNIIYYQNYIEPEKILARLDKAIKFELYRDEQVTQRRDGMEIMVCVIDLDSLEMKFAGAGMPLLRLPKEGEMEVHKSPRLMIGGVEGDDEKEVEEQFKLETMQLDEGDKIFLASDGFQDQFGGPDDKRYMARNMRRFLEKNRDLKMKEVGGKVEQEFDRWKGEQDQTDDVLLIGVEL
- a CDS encoding response regulator → MEAVSVAEPEKEKKVEKHQILYVDDEETNLRVFKSNFRRFFKVHTSVNPIDAIDVLKENDIRIIITDQRMPEMTGTEFLEKILPDYPDVIKIILTGFTDIEAIKDGINRCGIYKYITKPWNFEEMKAVLDRAIESYNEVMQTEEHIKALEVSNDELERKVAERTSELNKINERLISSIRYAGELQKSMLPTGRSLKRLFEDHFVIYKTKYLFSEEFLWATSFNFRKEDYTIVGIIEFDGKGIIGSLKTLIADSILNELVHDRKIFHSGDIIRYLKEEVDAAGSNELLCEMKASILVIDNYKQTLQFSGLNQDMILFNGGNEMIILEGEDVDKVGSLTDDKIELKPDSTFYMYTNGYFNQRNSDDITFSYEKFEELLKSVRNMPMDEQGKFMDETISDWIGNSGLNDDITVIGFKINEI
- a CDS encoding ATP-binding protein — translated: MKKDLYAILYMITAAVTIGAVAYYIFFVQADVIKTFNNDSDYITYSARQEMHGQRIAKAAVGMGYSNNERNFKIFQAELGRIVPDWRQVHQALAEGDAELGLEKPSTTDEYEQLQENLRFFYNEMNTNATNLLGIEYSTNERDVNYISLRSSIEAILVTSRKYQIAVENITDWLNDNSKIRKSGFDLIEKVVLVGFFGIILLQGLFIVRPLVKLAGQNFLSANKAYVELKGSEKKLRVSYAKQKHINKQLIVSRKELESKNSKLQESESKLLKSTEEQIAINEQLIQAQEALNNAYAKLQNSETEIRELADKQLEDNEKLFLAEKKMKQLLEEEKNAKTELNNALENLKGAQSQLVHSEKMASLGQLTAGIAHEINNPVNFISSGMSSLKMSIDALKEIVEEYARLDDGDDPSEVVESIKELKEDHEYDELMEELDDLMKDVNYGVTRTIEIVKGLRVFSRLDEEEVKKANINENLDATLVLLRNKTKNRVKVSKYYEENMSQIDCYPGQLNQVFMNILNNGIQAIPEDRKDGEIKLYTEETEDSIIVRLTDNGVGIPEKIKNRIWEPFFTTKAVGVGTGLGMSITYGIIEKHKGRIELNSEEGKGTEFAIYLPKKFQADAVSTGEVVASSGKS
- a CDS encoding SiaB family protein kinase — its product is MDYLRSYKNIYDQNIILMYKGELTFDLVTAMIATLEERLDELEENRKVRKKFYNVATECIQNLYYHLDEVHADEFNVSTYDSRSALVLIAARKRFYSLQTGNYVPQPKVDDIQKRLDDINSVAPEELRALYKKVLNEQEFSDKGTGGLGFIDIARKTGGQKLGYKFQPVTEDISYFTFQVRLPRIFE
- a CDS encoding DUF1987 domain-containing protein, whose translation is MDKIFIEPTRVTPLINFDPDHGLLEIKGRSSPENSVQFYQGLIDALDNFAKEDEISGLTANIAFEYFNTSSSKCLFDVFKKMTKIEDAGGELTINWFYEEDDEDMMEAGEDYSDLLDLEFNFLEIED